The Diadema setosum chromosome 12, eeDiaSeto1, whole genome shotgun sequence genome has a segment encoding these proteins:
- the LOC140236255 gene encoding D(4) dopamine receptor-like: MTTSYPSTPDVHGPTSAAAVVEGLTLVVIFVAALAANSLAMAIMVRDKQLRLNLHNALIFTLICMDLGVVITSMTLSIWSVYDNGHFLRNNKVMCTINGFCATFFTLGNFMTILFISVDRYLTIVWSARFPPTRLRAVVFLLCCWTVPLLVVVPPAAEFLSDYVYLSDTHHCSPRWDCPYYVIIFVYFHGIVIPVMLICYVAVFRVIRRQELLMKKLSQKESETTVAYGVGAIIVGSETQFSSLEGKENPVTCRRGDVEERAVPSCEDLSDDPQRVPLEGPLEQPVGKRKKQHLGLRLNRGRLSRDKRIAVTGSKLVMGVLLVLTTIFCWCPYFIVHSCFIPIHPTHWQGVVSMWVGYTNSFFDPLIYAFMNRRVRQRLRSMIRRTINRPTRRLHGGVQRLNHSLARVPQSPDDTSRLFRTDISGSSHEPDTKSHSANELDISKDFRVS; encoded by the exons ATGACGACGTCGTATCCATCGACTCCGGATGTTCACGGGCCGACGTCGGCTGCCGCTGTCGTCGAAGGTCTGACGCTGGTTGTGATCTTTGTAGCAGCCTTGGCAGCAAACTCGTTGGCAATGGCGATCATGGTTCGAGACAAGCAGTTGAGGTTGAACCTCCACAACGCTCTCATCTTCACCTTGATTTGCATGGACCTCGGTGTGGTGATCACCAGCATGACACTCTCCATCTGGTCCGTGTACGACAACGGGCACTTTCTCCGCAATAACAAGGTCATGTGCACG ATTAACGGGTTCTGCGCCACTTTCTTCACGCTCGGTAATTTCATGACCATCCTGTTCATATCGGTTGATCGGTATTTGACGATCGTGTGGTCGGCCAGATTCCCGCCGACTAGACTTCGAGCAGTCGTTTTCCTCCTGTGCTGCTGGACAGTGCCCCTTCTCGTAGTCGTTCCTCCAGCCGCTGAGTTTCTCTCCGACTACGTGTATCTGTCCGACACGCATCACTGCTCTCCAAGATGGGACTGTCCCTATTACGTTATCATATTCGTTTACTTCCACGGTATCGTCATTCCCGTCATGCTCATCTGTTACGTCGCCGTCTTCCGAGTTATCAGACGCCAGGAGCTCCTCATGAAGAAACTCTCTCAGAAGGAAAGCGAGACAACGGTCGCCTACGGTGTAGGCGCCATCATCGTCGGCTCGGAAACACAATTCAGTAGTCTTGAAGGCAAGGAGAATCCAGTGACGTGCCGTCGTGGTGATGTGGAAGAACGTGCAGTGCCTTCCTGCGAGGATTTAAGCGATGATCCGCAGAGGGTACCCCTTGAAGGGCCGCTGGAACAACCTGTCGGCAAACGGAAGAAGCAGCACTTGGGCCTGCGGCTGAACCGAGGGCGGCTCAGTAGAGACAAAAGAATCGCAGTGACAGGTAGTAAGCTTGTGATGG GGGTGCTACTTGTGCTGACGACAATTTTTTGTTGGTGTCCTTACTTCATTGTCCATTCCTGCTTCATCCCCATACACCCCACCCACTGGCAGGGCGTAGTCAGCATGTGGGTCGGCTACACCAACTCCTTCTTCGATCCCTTGATCTACGCGTTCATGAATCGCCGTGTTCGCCAAAGACTGCGCTCGATGATCCGCAGGACCATCAACAGGCCCACCAGACG CTTGCACGGTGGAGTACAAAGGTTAAACCACTCGCTTGCTCGTGTGCCGCAGTCGCCCGACGATACGTCTCGTTTATTTCGCACCGATATATCGGGTTCGTCCCACGAGCCCGACACAAAGAGTCATTCGGCCAACGAGCTCGATATAAGCAAagacttccgggtttcatga